CTCAAAGTAGAAGCCAGGACCGAGGATGCGACGGCCTCCTGTAAGCAATTTTGCTCCGGCAGTGATGGCCGCATTGACCTGCTGGTCGAGGTTCTCCAGTTGGCGGCGCGTTGCCATCGGGCCTATCTGGGTTGCATCGATCATTGGGTCGCCAACCCGCATCGCGGCCATGGCGGCGACGAAGAGCCGTTCGAACTCGTTATAGATCGCGGCATGGACGATGAAGCGCTTGGCGGCTATACAAGACTGCCCGCTATTGATGCAGCGGGACTGAACAGCGTTCTCGACTGCGAGATCAAGGTCGGCCGAGCTCATGACGAGAAAGGGATCGCTGCCGCCAAGTTCGAGCACAGACTTCTTGATGAGCCAACCAGCCTGCGCGCCCACGGCGCGGCCCGCGGACTCCGAACCGGTGAGCGTTACGGCCACAATGCGCTCATCGGCGAGCACACCGTCAACCTGGCGGGTCTCGATCAGAAGCGTCTGAAACGTGCCACGGGGGAAGCCCGCACGGCGCACGAGTGATTCGATGGCGAGCGCGCATTGAGGCACATTTGGCGCGTGCTTCAGCAGGCCTACGTTGCCGGCCATTAACGCGGGGGCAAGGAAGCGGAAGACCTGCCAGAAGGGGAAGTTCCATGGCATCACGGCGAGGACGACGCCGAGCGGGTCCCAGCGAACGTAGCTGCGAGAGGCTTCGGTGGTGATGATCTCCGGCGCGAGCATGCGGACTGCGTTCTCCGCGTAATACCGACAGGCCGCGGCGCACTTGGCGAGCTCTGCGTGGGACGCCTTGATCGGCTTGCCCATCTCCGTTGTGATCATTTCGGCGAGCTCGACCGCATCTTCCTCAAGCAGGTTCGCGAGTTTCCGCATACAGAGCGAGCGATGGCTCATGGGAACCGCCGCGTAGCTCTTGAAGGCCTTGGAGGCGAGGTCGAGCTTCTGCTGGATCGCATCGCCGGAGAGAGGTTCGAAGCGCCGGATGAGCTCGCCGGTAGCGGGATTGATCGATTCAATGGCCATGATTACTCTGCTGCGAGTCTGGCGAGTGCGTGGGCGAGGACAAGTGTTCCACGTGCGATGTCCTCTGGTGAAGAGAATTCGTCGGGGCGATGGCTCACACCGCCGCGGCAGGGGATAAAGATCATCGCAATGGGAGCGATGCGGGCCATGAAGAGCGAGTCGTGATAGGCGCGGCTGACCATCTTCTTAGGTGAGATGCCAAGTTCCGCGCAGACGGCGTCGAGGGTTTCGACGATGTGCGGGGAGGATTGAGCGGGAGCGTCGGCGTTGACCAGCTCTTCTTCGAAGGTGACGCGGCGGCGGTCTGCGATTTCGGCGTAATCTGCGCGTACCGCCTGCATCACGGATTCACGACGCTCGGGATCGGTGTCGCGAATGTCGAGTTGAAGCACGACGCGGCTGGGCACGCTGTTGACCGCCCCGGGAAAGACGCTGCAGGTGCCGACCGTGGCGACGGTATCGCTGGTGCCGGATGCGGCGTTGGCGGCGAGGGCGTGGCGCTCGATGGAGAGAATAAGTTCGGAGGCGGCGCAGAGGGCGTCGCGACGATCGGGCATCAGCAGCGCCCCCGCGTGACCGCCGAAGCCGCTGATGGTGAATCGGTATCCAGCGGGCGCGGCGATGCTGGTGACGATGCCGAGGGGCAGGGCCTCGCGTTCAAGCAGCGGGCCCTGCTCGATGTGGAGCTCCAGCCAGGCGTGGTAGAAGCCTTGTTTGAGTTGAACTGACGCGAGGTCGCCTGAGAAGCCAGCGGCTTTGCGGACGTCGCTCAGAGTGCCTTGCGATTCTGCATCGAGCGTGTCGGGCATGGAGTCCGCGCGCTGGGGGTCTAGCGTGCCTGAGAGCAGACGGCTGCCCAGGCAGCCGATGCCGAAGCGGGTTGGCTCTTCTGAGGTGAGGAGAAGCAACTCGATGCTGCGGCGGAAGCGTTGGCCGCTGCGCTTCAGCGCCCGCATCGCTTCGAGGCCGCCAAGGACGCCGACTGTTCCGTCGTACATGCCAGCGTGCGGGATCGCGTCGATGTGCGATCCGGTGCCGACGGCGGGAAGATCGGGATCAGTTCCATGCCAGCGAATGAACGTGTTGCCAACGGCGTCCTCGCGGACGGAGAAACCCTCTGCGGCGGCGAGTTCCTTGAGCCAGGCGCGGGCACGCAGGTCGTCTTCTGTGAATACGATCCGAGTAACGGCGGTGCCAACGGGGCTGCGTTCGGCATGCGTAAAGCGGGCCAGTTCCGCAAGCTCTGCGCTGAGGCGCGCTCCGTCTATTTCAATCTTCATAGAGCACCTCAGCCGATGGGATGGCGATTCCAGTCTTTGTAGATCAGATACTTTGCGGGCTGTTTGCCCAGCGCTCCGAACCACTGCGGGCAGAACGGTGCCATCCAGATAAAATCGCCCGCTGTAACCGGGTACCAGTTGTCGCCAAGCCGATAGATGCCGCCGCCTTCGAGCATGAGCAAGCCGTGCTCCATGACGTGAATTTCGACCAGCGCGAGCGCCGCGCCGGGCTGGTAGGTCATGGTATTCACAGCGAAGTCGAAGCTGGTATTGTCAGGGAGAAGAACACGTACCTGAAGGTCCTCGTCTCCCATCAACGCGACCGAGGCGACGTTGTCTTCGTGGCCCACGAGCAGAGCCGAAGGGGCTGTCCCTTCGAGCGGCTCGTAGGGCTTTTCGATTACTGCGAGGACGGTCTTCTGCTGTGCTGTCAGCGTATGTGCAAGCCCGGGTGGAATGTAGGCGAACGATCCAGCGGTGAGCGTCTTGAAGCTGGTGTCGGTCGTGAGATCTGCAACTCCGGAGGTTACATATAGAAACCGTTGTAGCGATGTCGCGCCAAGCGTGCCCTGCGACTCGAGTTCTGCCGTGTATTGCGTGAACGCTGCGCCAGCGGCGGGAGCGACGTGGACGATTGCAGCGGCGTTGGTCATGCCCGGGAGCACGGTGCGAATGAATGTGTCCGGCGTCTGCAGGATGTGGTCGCGCTTCATGCTGCTGCGTGTGTGGCCAAGGTTATGCATGGGCCTCCGTGGCAGGTTGAGGTATCGCTTGGGTTACGTGGTTGGCCTTCAGAAGCTCGACAAAGACGAGAGACGTTGCAAGCGCGGCTTCAACATCCTCGGGTAGGACGCTTTCGTCAGGATGATGGCTGAGTCCGCCGGGGCTGCGGAGGAAGAGCATCGAGATAGGTACGCGTTCCGCGACGATGCGGGCATCGTGTCCAGCGCCGCTAGGCATGATGCGTGCGGGGGAACCCGCGGCTTCGGCTGCTTCGAGCAGCAGCTTCGAAAGCGCAAAGTCGGTGGGAACCGCGTCTTCATGCGATGAAGCGAGCACGCTGAGCTGAACGCCACGGACTTCGCCGGAGTTTGTTGCTGCCGCCAAGAGCGCATTCGCTGCCTTGCGTCGAATCTCATCGTCAGCGTGGCGGACATCAAGCGTAGCCAGCACTTCGCCGGCGATGACGTTGCCAGCTCCGGGTCGCGTCTGCACCTTGCCAACCGTCGCTGCAAGGCCGAGTATGGCCTTCGCGTGGCGCTCTACTTCGCAGATCCACTCTGCGGCGGCGGCCATGGCGTCGTGGCGCAGATGCATCGGAGTTGTTCCGGCGTGATTGGCCTGACCGCTGAAACGAAGCTGCATGCGCGTCTGGCCGACGATCGCGGAGACGACGCCGAGTTGCAGGTCTTCGCTCTCGAGTAGCGGACCCTGCTCGATGTGGACCTCAAGATAGGCGAATGCCTCGCTACTTACGACTGCCGCCGGAAACCGTGCAGGATCGAGCCCAAAGTCGCGAATGGCCGTCTCGACGCTGATGCCTTGTGCATCTTTGCGCTGCAGCGCTTCACCATTGAGTGAGCCTGCCAAGGCCATGCTGCCGAGATAAGGCTTGCCAAAGCGAACGCCCTCTTCTTCAGAGAAGCCGACGATCTCAATCGCGAAAGGAAGATGTTCTCCGCGCAGCTCTTCGATGAGCGCAACACCAAGGACGACGCCGAGGATGCCATCGAAGGCACCGGCGTTCGGGACGGTATCGAGGTGCGACCCCATGATGAGACGATCTACACTCTCGGTACTGGGGCCATCGTTGCCGGGATAGACGCCGCGCAGGTTGCCGACGGCGTCGATCCATACCGACATACCCGCGGCCTCCATCCAGCCGCGCAGCAGCGTATGCACCTTGTGCATCGAGGGCGCCAGGAAGGTGCGCGTCGTCTCGCCGGGAACTTCGGTGCAGGCGGCGATCTCGCGGCACCGGGCGATGATCTTTTCAGCGCGTTGTGTGGCGAGAAGCGGCATCAGTCTCTCTTATGCGGTCCGCTTGACCGTTGCCTGGATGAAGCCTGAAGGTTCATCGGTAGGTACGAAGATCTCGTTCGGATTCGCCTGACCAAAGCGCTCAAGATCGATCAGGATGTTGTGCTTGTTGGGCATGGTCAGCTCGATCTCGCTGACGCTGGGTGCGGCTTCGAGTGCGCTCCCTGCCATCGCGTAGAGAGTCTGTTGCACGGAGAGACTGATGTGGGCGGCGAAGGTCTTCAGCATGGCTTCGCGCAGCTTCGTCCGCTCGGCGTTGAAGTTGAGATCGTCCGAGGTATAGGTCCAGCTTGCGGAGAGCGAGGTCGCGAAGAGTCGGTCCGTCGTCTCTTTCAAGGTCGTCAGCGACTCTTTGATATAGCCGGTAAAGGCGGAGTTCGCTGTCTTCATGATGACCAGATCCGCGAGGCCCGATGTAATCGCGAAGTCGCCGCCCTGTGCGCGTTCGACGGTGGTTGTCTGCTTCTCGTCGCTGCCGCGCATGAAGCTGTCGGGATGCGGTTTGCCGTCAACGGTGAGTCGCTTCCAGAGGACGGACTCGATGTGAACCTCGGCCGAAGATACCTGCGGATTGCGGCCCAGCAGGAAGTCGACAAGCTCCTTGGCGTAATCTTCCATCGAAGTCGCTTTCGAGCGGCCGGCGACGTAGTAGACGGTATTCTTCATCGTATCGGTGGCGAGAATCTTGCTGTTATCGCCTTCGGTGTGCGCGGTCTTGAAGTCGCCCCTGAGGAGCACACGGACGTTCCACTCGTACATGTCACTGATCTGATTTGGGCCGTGCGCGTGGCGCGTCACCTTCACCAGTCGGACGCGGGTCTTGCCGTAGCGATTCTCCGCAAGCTGAAACTTCGAACTCATCGTGAAGGTTCCTTTCTTGTCCGGTGTGCTTCTGGGTTCTGTCTCTTAGAATATCGGCTAACTGCCGCGATAGGTGGAGTAGCCGTTGGCCGTCAGCAGTAAGGGAATGTGAAAGTGCTGTTCCGCGTCGCGAACCTCGAAGACGATCTCCACGAAGGGGTAGAGACCCTGGAGCCTTTGGGCCTCGTAGTAGATAGCCGTCTCAAAGCGCGCGCGGTAGAGACCTGCTATGAGCGGCTCGCCTGCGGGCAGGAGGTACCTCGCGCGGCCATCGGCGTCGGTCGTTGCGCTGTTCAAGAGCACCCATTCGGCTGATTGCCAGAGGGCAAGCGATACAGGGACATCCGCGGCGGGACGGCCCAGCGCAGTGTCGAGAATGTGCGTCGAGATGCCCATCTACTTCTCCTCCAGCCAGCGCTGCAGGCGAAGCTGCGTGATCTGGCGCTGCTGTTCCGCGGCTTCATGCAACTCGGTGACGGCATCGTTCTTCATGCGGGCTTCAAGGATGGCAAGGATCTCGCCTGCGGATCTTCCACTCGCGCAGACGATGAAGATTCGGCCAAACTTTTCTTCGTACAGCTTGTTGCCTTCGGCCAGCGCGAGCTTGGCGGCATCGTCGGCGCTCATGGCGGTGCCTTGCTCGGTCGCGGACCATGTCAACGACGTCTCGGTGGCGGCTTTTGCCTTCTGTTGCCCGATGCGGGGATGGCTGTCGAAGGCCTCCTGCCACGCAGCTTCGGGAAGGCTAACCCAGACGGCATCAGACGTGATGAGCAGGTGATCTTCGTCCGCGATGGGGCGGCGGGCTGTGAGTTCAGCCGCCCACGCGCGCGAGCCGCAGCAAGGAAGTATCTCCTCGGCGGCAAGGGTCGGGTCGATCGAGTTCCAGCGAGCAAGAACAGGATTCATGGGAGATGTCAGGATAACGCGAGTTCGCGGCCTTGGGGTGTGTCGGTTATCACGCCAGCGTGAAAAACGATTTCGCCGCGCAGGTAGGTCGCATGGACCCTGCCGCGAAGTTCCTCCCCGAGATAGGGCGAGACAGGATGGCGATAGTGAAGCGTGTCCGTAGTCACAGTGAACGTTGCGTCGGGATCAAAGACAGTGAAGTTGGCGTCGCGACCGGCGAGGATTGCTCCTACCTGGCCGCCGATGCCTGCGAGCGCTGCCGGGGCGGAGCTCATCCACCGGGCTAGATCGTCAAGCGAAAAGTTGCGTTTGCGACACTCCGTCCAAATGACCGGAAGAGCGACAGAGAGGCTGGCAATGCCGCCCCAGGCGAGATCGAAGCGGCCTTCGTCTTCGGGGTTCTGCACGGCGGGGCGCTTCATCTCCGGAGGACAAGGGGAGTGGTCGGTGACGATCATGTCGATGATGCCGTCGCGCAGGGCTTGCCACAGTTGATCGCAATTGGCACGGCTGCGAATGGGCGGAGCGCACTTGAAGAGGGTCGCACCGTCAGGAATTTCTTCCGCCGTGAAGTGAAGGTAGTGCGGGCAGCTCTCGACTGTGATCGGCAGCCCCTCGGCGCGCGCGGCTGCGAGATCATCGAGTGCTTGCCCTGTTGCGAGATGCACGATGTGCAGGCGGAATTTGTACTGGCGGCAGAGACGGATCATCAGGCGGATCGCTTCCACCTCCGCGTCGTCGGGACGCGATGCAAGGTAGGTCGCATACTTCCGCCAGTCGGCGTTGGCGCTTCGTAGTGCGGCAGTTGCTGAGTCGATTGGACCGGCTAGCTCGGCATGGACCAACAGAGGCAGGCCAGATTCGGCGATGGCTGGGAGCGAGGCCTCGAGCTGCTGCTGGTCGATCATGGTGAAGCCGTCGCAGCCGGGGTAGATGAGGAAGCACTTGTAGCCGGGCACTCCCGCGCTGGCGAGCGGAAGGATGTGCTGCTGGTTGTCGGCGACGGCACCGCCCCAGCTCATCCAGTCAACAAAGGTCTGGCCCTTGGCTGCGGCGCGCTTTACTTCGAGCGCGGCGACGGTCGTTGTTTCAGGTAGACAGTTCAACGGCATGTCGATCAGCGTCGTATAGCCTCCGGCAGCGGCGGCGCGGGTAGCCGTGTAGAAGCCCTCCCACTCTGTCCGGCCGGGTTCGTTGATGTGGACGTGGGTGTCGACCAGGCCGGGCAGAATGGCCATGTCGCCGAAGTCCTGCGTCTGTTCAAGCGGAGTCGCAAGCCCGGCGAGATCGTCTTTCGGGCAGATTGCAACGATCTTTCCCGCTTCGACCACGATCGCTGCGGGCACGGTGCCTCTGGGCGTGACTACCCGATTCGAAAGATATGCGTGTGCCATAATTTCAGTATCTCGCAGCTTGTTTTAAACACGCGCGTTTATGCGAGGAAGGGGATTGCACGATGCAGCCGAACCCGGTTTTTATGCAGAAAGCGATTGATCTGGCGACCGAAAACGTAACCAGCGGCGCAGGCGGCCCGTTTGGAGCTGTAGTCGTTCGCAATGGCGAGATCATCGCGACGGGCGTGAATTGCGTGACCGCGAACAATGATCCGACGGCACACGCTGAGGTCATGGCCGTCCGTGCGGCGTGCGAGAAGCTTGGTACTTTCCAGTTGACCGGGTGCGAGGTGTACACCAGTTGCGAGCCTTGCCCGATGTGCCTGGCTGCTATCTATTGGTCGCGTTGCTCGGCTATTTACTTTGGCAACACAGCACTTGACGCGGCGGATGTCGGCTTCGACGATTCGTTTCTGTATCACGAGGTGGTGAAGCCGCACAGCCAGCGCAGCATCCCTACCTCGCGGATGATGCCCGAAGAGGCCATCGTGACATTTAATACCTGGCGAGACCAGACGGAAAGAGTCGACTATTAGCATGACCACGAAGCAGACGAAGAAGTCAGCAGCCGCTAGTTCCGTGAAGGCTGTATCAAAGAAGATCCCTACCGCTTCGAACGTGAAGGTCGCCTTACTGGGGTTTGGCACCGTCGGAAGCTCGGTTGCGAAGGTGCTAGCGGCGCAGAAGTTTCCTGGCATCGAGCTGACCTATGTCTACAACCGCAACGTCGAGCGCAAGCGGACGTCCGAGGCGGCGAAGTTTGTGCCGAAGTCGACGGTCTGGACGGAGGACGTCAATGTTGTTCTCAACTCCAACGTCGATGTCGTGATCGAGTTGATGGGCGGCCTGATTCCTGCCGAAGGCTGGCTGCGCAAGGCGATGGCATCGGGCAAGTCGGTGGTCACGGCGAATAAGCAGTTGATCGCCTACAAGGGCGCGGCGCTGGCAAAGCTGGCAGCGGCGAATGGCGTACAGCTTATCTATGGCGCGGCGGTTGCGGGCGGAGTGCCGGTCATCCCCGGGATCGCGCAGGGACTTGGCGGCGACCAGATCAAACGCATCAGCGGCATCGTGAACGGGACGTGCAACTACATCCTTACCCGCATGGAGACTGGTGCCGACTACGCTACGGTTCTCGCGGATGCGCAGGCGTTGGGCTATGCGGAGAGCGACCCTTCGGCCGACGTCGACGGCTACGACGCGCGGGCGAAGCTCTGTATCCTGTCGCGCATTGCAATGCACGCCGAGCTGAATCCAGATGACGTGACGACGCAGAGCATCGCCGATGTCGATGCCATCGACTTCGCCTACGCGAAGGAGTTGAACTGCACCATCCGGCAGGTATCGAGCGCTCGATTTGCGGGCAGCCAGATCCAGGCGCGGGTTGCGCCGATGCTGGTGCCTCTGGCCTCGCCGATGGCGTGGTCGCACGGAACGCAGAATATGGTCGTCGCCAGCGGGCGGTTTGGCGGGGATGTTGTCTTCTCCGGCCATGGCGCGGGCGGTGAGCCTACCGCCGTCGCTGTCGTCTCGGACCTTCTAGCGGTCGCGCAGGGTTCGCATGCGGTGCAACTGCCGGTGCGCAAGCGGAACGTTACCGGCGAATTCATGGCCTCGCAATATGTGCGGGTGGTGGTGGATGACAAGCCGGGCATCGTCTCAGCGATCTCGGGTGCTTTGGCGAAGGTGGGCGCGAACATCGATTCCATCCTGCAACGACCGGGATATCCAAAGCATCGCTTGCCGTTTGTGGTCACGACCGAGCCGTGCCTGACCTCCACAATTCACAAGGCGTTGGCTTCCATCGCGAAGATGGATTGTATGCTGGAGACTCCGCTCTGCATGCAGATAGTCGACATCGAAGACAAGGGCTAGTCTCCTCAAACGCAGTCACCCGAGAAAAGGATTGATCAATGAAGCGCGACCTCAGAGTGCTGCTGCTGGCAGCGATCTTCACCGCTTCGTGCGCGGCGCAGGAGATCACCCCAGTCATTCGGGTGGACAATCCGCTCAACACAGCGGAGCAGCAGGCGAAGCACTACGTCATTCTTGTCTCGCTCGATGGGTTTCGCTACGACTATCCCGCAAAGTATGGTGCGCCGCACCTTCAGAGCATGGCTGTCGATGGCGCAAGCGCTCCGCAGGGCATGCTGCCCTCATATCCTTCTCTCACTTTTCCAAATCACCTCACCTTGGTGACAGGACTTTATCCAGAACATCACGGGATCGTCGCGAACAGCTTCTACGATCCGGCGCGGACACCTGAGCAAGGTCAGACCTACGTCTACAAGTCGAAGACGAATAGCGACGGAAGCTGGTACTCGGGCATACCGCTGTGGTCGCTTGCAGAGCAGCAGGGCATGCGCGCTGCGTGTCTCTTCTGGCCCGGTTCCGAGGCCGAGATCGCAGGCAAGCGGCCGTCGTTCTACGAGAAGTTCGACGACAAGCTGGACGATGCGAAGCGGGTCGATCAGGTGATTGCGTGGCTGGGCCTTCCGCCGGAGCAGCGGCCGCACTTCATCACAATGTACTTCTCGAACGTGGACCACGCCGGGCACACCTACGGCCCGGACTCGGAAGAGGTGCGCGCGGCGGTGCATCATGTGGATGACGTGATCGGTGCTCTACAGGCGAAGCTTGCGACGTTGAAGCTGCCGGTAGACCTGATCGTCGTCGCAGACCACGGCATGGTTGCGGTTCAGGGCGAGCCGATCGACCTGTCGAGTTTTGCCGATCTTTCGGACGCGCACACTGAAGGCTCGCTGATCTACGCGAAGGATGAAGCTGTCGCCGAGAAGATCTACGAGCAGTTCAAGGCTCATCCCGATACGCGATTCAGCGTCTATCGCCGGGCAAATCTTCCGAAGGACCTACATTACGACAGCAATCCGCGCGAAGGCGATCCGGTCGTGGTCGCGAACGGCCCTTACGAGTTGCGCACCAAGCCGCAAGCGCCAAACTGGGTGAACAGCAAGGGCGAGCACGGGTACGATCCGCTGAAGATGCCGGAGATGAAGGCCATCTTCTTCGCGGAGGGGCCGGACATCAAGCCGGGCGCGAAGGTCAACACCTTTCGCAATGTGGCGGTTTATCCCTTTCTCGCAAGGATTCTCGGGTTGACTCCGCCAGAGACAGATGGGCAACTGGACACGCTGAAGCCAGCGCTCAAGACTCTCAAATAGGGCTAAGGTTTTGGCTGTAGTCCCTTCACTATTGCGAGCAGATCTTCGCCCACGGTGCGTGTCTTAGCGATGGCGTCTTCGAGCGGGATGTCGGAGATGGTGGTGCCTTTGAGTACGACTAGGCGGCCAAACTTGCCGGCGTGGACGAGGTCGATTGCGGCGATACCGTAACGCGTCGCCAGCATACGGTCATAGGCGGTGGGCGTGCCGCCACGCTGGGTGTGGCCGAGGTTTACGCTGCGCGTCTCGTAGCCGGTGCGCTTTTCGATCTCCTCAGCCAGCGCCTGGCCGATGCCGCTCAGCCGCGCGTGGCCGAAGGAGTCGAGTTTGGTGCCGACGGAGCTCTGGCCGGCTTGTTCGGACAGCTTGGCACCTTCCGCGACGACGACGAGGGCGAAGCGTTTGCCGCTCTCCCAGCGTGCTTTCAGCAGCCGGACGACCTCGTCCATGTCGATAGGAACTTCCGGAACCAGGGTCACGTCCGCGCCGCCGGCGATGCCTGTGGTGATGGCGATCCAACCGGCGTCGCGGCCCATGACTTCCACGACCTGCACGCGGCTGTGGGCCTCTGTCGTTGAGTGCAGGCGGTCAACGGCCTCGGTCGCGATGGTCACGGCGGTGTCGAAGCCGAAGCAGACGTCGGTGCCGCTCAGGTCGTTGTCGATGGTCTTCGGCACGCCGACGCAGTGGACGCCGCGCTTCGCCAGTTCCACCGAGATCGACTGCGTATCGTCGCCGCCGAGGGCGATCAGGGCGTCGAGGTTGTGGCCCTGGATCACTGAAAGACACTTCTCGAAGCCGCCTTCGATCTTCTTCACGTTGGTGCGCGAGGACCGAAGAATCGTCCCGCCGCGATGCAGGATGCCGCTGGTGGTGGTCAGGTCGAGAGGCATGGTGCGGTCGTCCAGAACGCCGCGCCATCCTTCCATAAAGCCGATGAACTCGTCCCCGTAGTGCTGGATACCCTTGCGTACGACCGCCCGAATGACTGCGTTAAGCCCAGGGCAGTCGCCGCCGCCCGTCAACATCCCAATCCGCATCGCTGGTCTCCTTTTACAACGGGAGAATGATACCCCTGATTGCGAATCGCGGAGACGGGGCAACATTATCGCTACCGCTTTTTGTAGAGAATTCCTTCGTCTTCGTCCGGATCGCCGATGACATACCAAAAACGATAGGGAGCGGAACGTCCAAGCACTGTCATCACACCAGAATTTTCGAGAGGACAAGATGGAATGTCGCCCTTTTCGACTGGAGCTGCCTGAATGCTCATATCGAGTGTGACGTCCATATTCGAGTCATAGAGAGCCCATGTCCCTGTGCCTCTGTAGTTGCAATCAAGTGGTTTTCCGAAAGCATCGAACGCGGGCAGGTCGAATACTTCCAGCTTGTGGTCTGGATAGAGCGTAAAGCCGGAGTGATCTGACACAAAGATTCCACGCTTTTCGAGGTCCTCGCTCGTTACGCCGGACAATTGATAGTGGCCCGAAATGACTTCGATTGGGGGAATAGTTCTGGTTGTATTCCAGATGTTGATTGGCCCGACGAAGATAGATAGTAGACGCGTACCCATCATCATCGCGATGAAAAGGATAGGGAGGCAGATGATTCCAACTGGAACGAGCAGAAGTGAGTGCCAGCCCTTGTTGAGCCGCATAGTTTGTCCTGTGCTCCCTTAGTATCAGAGTAATTGACAGTGAGGCGACCGGATTTGATCGTTTGCTATCAGTGTCAGCTTCGCGGCGTCTTTTACCCTGATGCCGACTATTTGCATATCTAGCATTTTGGGCCAGCGAGTAAAGTGAAAGCAGGAGTTAGGATGAGTCGGGTTCGGAGTGGAGTCTACGCGGTCGTTTTTACGTTGTTGCTTGGTTCGATCGCCGCTCGTTCGCAGACCGTGATCCCGCAACCTGAGAGCTCCCAGACGCAGCGGCGCATACACCTCATCCTGAAGGATGGCAGCTACCAAGTTGTGACGAGTTACAGCGTTGTCGGCAACGTCGTGAAGTACGTCAGTGCGGAGCGCGGCGGCGAGCACGAAGAGATTCCTGTTGAACTGGTCGATCTCGACGCGACGCGGCGGTGGGAGAAGGCGC
This Granulicella aggregans DNA region includes the following protein-coding sequences:
- a CDS encoding homoserine dehydrogenase yields the protein MTTKQTKKSAAASSVKAVSKKIPTASNVKVALLGFGTVGSSVAKVLAAQKFPGIELTYVYNRNVERKRTSEAAKFVPKSTVWTEDVNVVLNSNVDVVIELMGGLIPAEGWLRKAMASGKSVVTANKQLIAYKGAALAKLAAANGVQLIYGAAVAGGVPVIPGIAQGLGGDQIKRISGIVNGTCNYILTRMETGADYATVLADAQALGYAESDPSADVDGYDARAKLCILSRIAMHAELNPDDVTTQSIADVDAIDFAYAKELNCTIRQVSSARFAGSQIQARVAPMLVPLASPMAWSHGTQNMVVASGRFGGDVVFSGHGAGGEPTAVAVVSDLLAVAQGSHAVQLPVRKRNVTGEFMASQYVRVVVDDKPGIVSAISGALAKVGANIDSILQRPGYPKHRLPFVVTTEPCLTSTIHKALASIAKMDCMLETPLCMQIVDIEDKG
- a CDS encoding nucleoside deaminase, producing the protein MQPNPVFMQKAIDLATENVTSGAGGPFGAVVVRNGEIIATGVNCVTANNDPTAHAEVMAVRAACEKLGTFQLTGCEVYTSCEPCPMCLAAIYWSRCSAIYFGNTALDAADVGFDDSFLYHEVVKPHSQRSIPTSRMMPEEAIVTFNTWRDQTERVDY
- a CDS encoding alkaline phosphatase family protein is translated as MKRDLRVLLLAAIFTASCAAQEITPVIRVDNPLNTAEQQAKHYVILVSLDGFRYDYPAKYGAPHLQSMAVDGASAPQGMLPSYPSLTFPNHLTLVTGLYPEHHGIVANSFYDPARTPEQGQTYVYKSKTNSDGSWYSGIPLWSLAEQQGMRAACLFWPGSEAEIAGKRPSFYEKFDDKLDDAKRVDQVIAWLGLPPEQRPHFITMYFSNVDHAGHTYGPDSEEVRAAVHHVDDVIGALQAKLATLKLPVDLIVVADHGMVAVQGEPIDLSSFADLSDAHTEGSLIYAKDEAVAEKIYEQFKAHPDTRFSVYRRANLPKDLHYDSNPREGDPVVVANGPYELRTKPQAPNWVNSKGEHGYDPLKMPEMKAIFFAEGPDIKPGAKVNTFRNVAVYPFLARILGLTPPETDGQLDTLKPALKTLK
- a CDS encoding 6-phosphofructokinase — protein: MRIGMLTGGGDCPGLNAVIRAVVRKGIQHYGDEFIGFMEGWRGVLDDRTMPLDLTTTSGILHRGGTILRSSRTNVKKIEGGFEKCLSVIQGHNLDALIALGGDDTQSISVELAKRGVHCVGVPKTIDNDLSGTDVCFGFDTAVTIATEAVDRLHSTTEAHSRVQVVEVMGRDAGWIAITTGIAGGADVTLVPEVPIDMDEVVRLLKARWESGKRFALVVVAEGAKLSEQAGQSSVGTKLDSFGHARLSGIGQALAEEIEKRTGYETRSVNLGHTQRGGTPTAYDRMLATRYGIAAIDLVHAGKFGRLVVLKGTTISDIPLEDAIAKTRTVGEDLLAIVKGLQPKP